One Curtobacterium sp. BH-2-1-1 genomic region harbors:
- a CDS encoding hemolysin family protein: MSSDWWGIFWLVVLLMGNAYFVAAEFAVISARRSQIEPRAEEGSRAAQMTLWAMEHATRMLATTQLGITVCSLLILNVSEPAIHHLLEVPLHLTGWSVEVIGVVAFVFTLLLVSFLHVVFGEMVPKNISFSMPDRAALLLVPTLWYIGHGLHWVVVGLNEVANAVLRLFRVEPKDEAVSAFTVEEVQTIVEQSRREGTLTDDGKLALAFEFTEKKVKDVAVPMAELVTLPEDATPGDVERAVAQRGFSRYVLVAEDGSPTGYVHVKDVIDLRPDEYDDPVPPKRIRQLISLYTEMDLEDALATMRAAGRHVARAFDAEGRTLGVLFLEDILEELVGTVEDATRRR; encoded by the coding sequence ATGAGTTCCGACTGGTGGGGCATCTTCTGGCTCGTCGTCCTCCTGATGGGCAACGCCTACTTCGTCGCGGCCGAGTTCGCCGTCATCTCCGCACGCCGCTCCCAGATCGAGCCGCGCGCGGAAGAGGGCTCGCGCGCCGCACAGATGACGCTCTGGGCGATGGAGCACGCCACCCGCATGCTCGCCACCACCCAGCTCGGCATCACGGTGTGCTCGCTGCTCATCCTCAACGTCTCCGAGCCGGCGATCCACCACCTGCTCGAGGTCCCGCTGCACCTCACGGGCTGGAGTGTCGAGGTCATCGGCGTCGTGGCGTTCGTGTTCACGCTGCTGCTCGTGTCGTTCCTGCACGTGGTGTTCGGCGAGATGGTCCCGAAGAACATCTCGTTCTCGATGCCTGACCGTGCGGCGCTCCTCCTCGTGCCGACGCTCTGGTACATCGGCCACGGCCTGCACTGGGTGGTCGTCGGCCTGAACGAGGTCGCGAACGCCGTGCTCCGGCTCTTCCGGGTCGAGCCGAAGGACGAAGCCGTGAGCGCGTTCACCGTCGAGGAGGTCCAGACCATCGTCGAGCAGTCCCGCCGCGAGGGCACCCTCACCGACGACGGCAAGCTCGCCCTGGCGTTCGAGTTCACCGAGAAGAAGGTCAAGGACGTCGCCGTGCCGATGGCCGAGCTCGTCACCCTCCCCGAGGACGCCACCCCCGGTGACGTCGAGCGGGCCGTGGCCCAGCGCGGGTTCTCGCGGTACGTGCTCGTGGCCGAGGACGGCTCCCCCACGGGCTACGTGCACGTGAAGGACGTCATCGACCTCCGACCGGACGAGTACGACGACCCGGTGCCGCCGAAGCGGATCCGGCAGCTCATCTCGCTGTACACGGAGATGGACCTCGAGGACGCCCTCGCGACCATGCGCGCCGCCGGTCGTCACGTGGCGCGGGCGTTCGACGCCGAGGGCCGGACGCTCGGTGTGCTCTTCCTCGAGGACATCCTCGAGGAGCTCGTCGGCACCGTCGAGGACGCGACCCGCCGGCGCTGA
- a CDS encoding ADP/ATP-dependent (S)-NAD(P)H-hydrate dehydratase, with translation MRSTVTWRLVNDFVPFAPTDAAAWTTAPHGDSTKYRRGVLGVATGSDQYPGAAVLGVDAAVHTGVGMVRYVGPSRASDHVLARRPEVVAGVGRVQAWLVGSGISAGSLDDLDDVTAEGFRHASDDGVPVVVDAGAIPLVELGPLAVLTPHAGELAGVLHESREAVEQDPAAAALRAAAQTGSVVLLKGSATHVATPDGSVRLVASSATPWLAAAGAGDVLGGVLGALVAARQGAAEAAGSSLSPSDLAHLAASAAVVHGIAARRASRGGPFTMAALVEQLPGVVRDLVVEGDARG, from the coding sequence ATGCGCTCCACCGTAACGTGGCGTCTCGTGAACGACTTCGTCCCCTTCGCCCCGACCGACGCCGCCGCCTGGACCACCGCCCCGCACGGCGACTCCACCAAGTACCGGCGGGGAGTCCTCGGTGTCGCGACCGGCTCCGACCAGTACCCGGGCGCTGCCGTGCTGGGCGTCGACGCCGCCGTGCACACCGGCGTGGGGATGGTCCGGTACGTGGGACCGTCCCGCGCGTCGGACCACGTGCTCGCGCGGCGTCCCGAGGTCGTCGCCGGGGTCGGACGGGTGCAGGCGTGGCTCGTCGGCTCCGGGATCTCGGCGGGCTCGCTCGACGACCTGGACGACGTGACGGCGGAGGGGTTCCGGCACGCCTCGGACGACGGGGTCCCCGTGGTCGTCGACGCCGGCGCGATCCCGCTCGTCGAGCTCGGGCCCCTGGCGGTGCTGACGCCGCACGCGGGGGAGCTCGCCGGCGTCCTGCACGAGTCGCGGGAGGCCGTCGAGCAGGACCCGGCCGCGGCCGCGCTCCGTGCCGCCGCGCAGACCGGGAGCGTCGTGCTCCTGAAGGGGTCCGCCACGCACGTCGCGACACCCGACGGGTCGGTGCGGCTCGTGGCCTCGTCGGCGACGCCGTGGCTCGCGGCCGCCGGTGCCGGTGACGTCCTCGGCGGGGTGCTCGGGGCGCTCGTGGCGGCTCGGCAGGGAGCGGCGGAGGCGGCCGGGTCGTCGCTGTCGCCGTCCGACCTGGCGCACCTGGCCGCTTCGGCTGCGGTGGTGCACGGGATCGCGGCGCGACGGGCGTCCCGGGGTGGGCCGTTCACGATGGCGGCGCTGGTCGAGCAGCTGCCGGGCGTGGTGCGCGACCTCGTCGTCGAGGGCGACGCGCGGGGGTAG
- a CDS encoding HAD family phosphatase encodes MSLFLPGRVVVFDYGEVISRTPHASRDALVAATGVPADELFPVYQELRHDLDRGDLSVVDYWRAIAERTGRSWRITDIHRFWAIDFTGWFEVEPETLAIVEELHDAGTRVALLSNAGFDFGDPYRRSPMGSLFETVVVSAEEHVLKPDASIYLDSCARLGIDAAQMVFVDNRAENAAGAEAIGAVGHHYTSPAGLRAFLQELATGATAEKEPA; translated from the coding sequence ATGAGCCTGTTCCTGCCCGGTCGTGTGGTGGTCTTCGACTACGGCGAGGTGATCAGCCGGACGCCGCACGCCTCGCGGGACGCCCTCGTCGCGGCGACCGGGGTGCCGGCGGACGAGCTCTTCCCCGTCTACCAGGAGCTCCGACACGACCTGGACCGCGGCGACCTCTCCGTCGTGGACTACTGGCGCGCGATCGCCGAGCGCACCGGCCGATCGTGGCGCATCACCGACATCCACCGGTTCTGGGCGATCGACTTCACCGGCTGGTTCGAGGTCGAGCCGGAGACCCTCGCGATCGTCGAGGAGCTGCACGACGCCGGCACCCGGGTCGCCCTGCTGTCGAACGCCGGGTTCGACTTCGGTGACCCGTACCGCCGGTCCCCGATGGGCTCCCTGTTCGAGACCGTCGTGGTGAGCGCCGAGGAGCACGTCCTGAAGCCGGACGCCTCGATCTACCTGGACTCGTGCGCGCGCCTGGGAATCGACGCCGCGCAGATGGTGTTCGTCGACAACAGGGCCGAGAACGCCGCCGGCGCGGAAGCGATCGGGGCGGTCGGCCACCACTACACGTCGCCCGCCGGACTCCGCGCGTTCCTGCAGGAACTCGCGACCGGGGCGACCGCCGAGAAGGAGCCCGCGTGA
- a CDS encoding GuaB1 family IMP dehydrogenase-related protein has product MRFYETRPTHDLTYSDVFLVPSRSAVTSRFDVDLSANDGSGATIPIVSANMNSVTGPRLAATLARRGGLGVLPQDMHLQDLDAAIRWVKDQPVDFDTAYDMGAHTTVAEALEQLLPVAGRGVVVRDAAGEYLGCVPAGRLGDAGPDATLGDLLHGASTAIDAEDAGTPRHVYDVLTAAEVDFAPVMRHGKVVGTVSQTSAIRSDIYRPAVDASGRLRVAAAIGINGDVAAKAQALAAAGVDVLVLDTAHGHQEGMLRALRTVAALGLDIPLVAGNVVTADAVAHLVEAGATIIKVGVGPGAMCTTRMMTAVGRPQFSAVLETAAAARSLGAHVWADGGVRYPRDVALALAAGASAVMIGSWFAGTLEAPGVLRRDAAGKAYKESWGMASAKAVRERFERLDPYERARKALFAEGISSSTIYLDPERPSVEDLLDMITTGVRSSATYAGASSLAEFSERALVGIQSAAGYEEGKPLPVSW; this is encoded by the coding sequence ATGAGGTTCTACGAGACGCGGCCGACACACGACCTGACCTACTCCGACGTCTTCCTCGTCCCCAGCCGGTCGGCGGTGACGAGCCGCTTCGACGTGGACCTCTCGGCGAACGACGGGTCCGGTGCGACCATCCCGATCGTCAGCGCCAACATGAACTCGGTCACCGGGCCGCGCCTCGCCGCGACGCTCGCCCGACGCGGTGGCCTGGGCGTCCTGCCGCAGGACATGCACCTGCAGGACCTCGACGCCGCGATCCGCTGGGTCAAGGACCAGCCGGTCGACTTCGACACCGCCTACGACATGGGCGCGCACACCACGGTCGCCGAGGCCCTCGAGCAGCTCCTGCCCGTCGCCGGACGGGGCGTGGTCGTCCGCGACGCCGCCGGCGAGTACCTCGGCTGCGTCCCCGCGGGGCGCCTCGGCGACGCGGGTCCCGACGCCACGCTCGGCGACCTGCTGCACGGCGCCTCCACCGCGATCGACGCCGAGGACGCCGGCACGCCCCGGCACGTGTACGACGTGCTGACCGCGGCCGAGGTCGACTTCGCGCCGGTCATGCGGCACGGCAAGGTCGTCGGCACGGTCAGCCAGACCAGCGCGATCCGCTCGGACATCTACCGGCCCGCCGTCGACGCGTCCGGACGCCTGCGGGTCGCTGCCGCGATCGGCATCAACGGCGACGTCGCCGCGAAGGCGCAGGCGCTCGCGGCCGCCGGCGTGGACGTGCTCGTCCTCGACACCGCGCACGGCCACCAGGAGGGCATGCTCCGCGCTCTCCGCACCGTCGCCGCCCTCGGTCTCGACATCCCGCTCGTCGCGGGCAACGTCGTCACCGCCGACGCGGTCGCCCACCTCGTCGAGGCCGGCGCGACCATCATCAAGGTCGGCGTCGGACCCGGTGCCATGTGCACCACGCGCATGATGACCGCCGTCGGTCGCCCGCAGTTCTCCGCCGTGCTCGAGACCGCCGCCGCGGCCCGGTCGCTCGGCGCGCACGTGTGGGCCGACGGCGGCGTCCGGTACCCGCGCGACGTGGCGCTCGCCCTCGCCGCCGGCGCGTCCGCCGTGATGATCGGCTCGTGGTTCGCGGGCACGCTCGAGGCGCCCGGAGTCCTCCGCCGTGACGCCGCGGGCAAGGCGTACAAGGAGAGCTGGGGCATGGCCAGCGCCAAGGCCGTCCGGGAGCGCTTCGAGCGCCTCGACCCCTACGAGCGGGCCCGCAAGGCGCTCTTCGCCGAGGGGATCTCGTCCTCGACGATCTACCTCGACCCGGAGCGGCCGAGCGTCGAGGACCTGCTCGACATGATCACCACCGGTGTCCGCAGCTCGGCGACGTACGCGGGGGCGTCGTCCCTCGCCGAGTTCTCCGAGCGGGCGCTCGTCGGCATCCAGTCGGCCGCCGGCTACGAGGAGGGCAAGCCGCTCCCCGTGAGCTGGTAG
- a CDS encoding hemolysin family protein, which produces MSPIDIVMLIGGILLTLGTGVFVASEFALVNLDRADVEARRDRGETGLAPVIGALKVTSTHLSSAQLGITLTTLLTGYLLEPSIAKLLEAPFLAMRLPEAIVETVGSIVALVIATLLSMILGELVPKNFALALPLQTAKLVVPLQIAFTTVFKPAVAVLNGTANAVLRAMGIEPQEELSGARSAEELTSLLRRSASEGSLEQDTATLLERTISFSELSASDVMTPRPRLSTIRVSESADDVIALARKTGFSRFPVIEEDADDVVGIVHVKQAVAVPREKRPEVPVGALMTDAERVPETMPGDTLLAEVRGRGYQMVIVVDEYGGTAGVVTLEDLIEEIVGEVSDEHDRARIDVVRSRNWLTFPGLLRPDELEDRAGVKVPEDGPYETVGGFIMSTLGRLPAVGDEVPLEDGVFRVERLDGRRIDRIRWTPTPPETPATGIIIPATKATASKASAKGGTR; this is translated from the coding sequence ATGAGTCCGATCGACATCGTCATGCTGATCGGCGGCATCCTGCTGACACTCGGCACCGGTGTGTTCGTCGCGTCCGAGTTCGCGCTGGTCAACCTCGACCGCGCCGACGTCGAGGCCCGACGAGACCGCGGTGAGACCGGCCTCGCACCCGTCATCGGTGCGTTGAAGGTCACCTCGACGCACCTCTCCAGCGCGCAGCTCGGCATCACGCTGACGACCCTGCTGACCGGCTACCTGCTCGAGCCGTCGATCGCGAAGCTGCTCGAAGCGCCGTTCCTCGCGATGCGGCTTCCCGAGGCGATCGTCGAGACCGTCGGCTCGATCGTGGCGCTCGTCATCGCGACCCTGCTGTCGATGATCCTCGGTGAGCTCGTGCCGAAGAACTTCGCGCTCGCGCTCCCCCTGCAGACCGCGAAGCTCGTCGTGCCGCTGCAGATCGCGTTCACCACGGTGTTCAAGCCGGCCGTCGCGGTGCTGAACGGCACCGCCAACGCCGTGCTCCGGGCGATGGGCATCGAGCCGCAAGAGGAACTGTCCGGTGCGCGCAGCGCCGAGGAGCTCACCTCGCTGCTGCGTCGGTCCGCGTCCGAGGGCTCCCTCGAGCAGGACACCGCGACGCTGCTGGAACGGACGATCTCGTTCTCCGAACTGAGCGCCAGCGACGTGATGACCCCGCGCCCCCGGCTCTCCACGATCCGCGTGTCCGAGTCCGCCGACGACGTCATCGCGCTCGCCCGGAAGACCGGGTTCAGCCGCTTCCCCGTCATCGAGGAGGACGCGGACGACGTCGTCGGCATCGTGCACGTGAAGCAGGCCGTCGCCGTGCCCCGCGAGAAGCGCCCCGAGGTCCCCGTCGGCGCCCTCATGACCGACGCCGAGCGCGTCCCCGAGACGATGCCCGGCGACACGCTGCTCGCCGAGGTCCGCGGTCGCGGCTACCAGATGGTGATCGTCGTCGACGAGTACGGCGGCACCGCGGGGGTCGTGACGCTCGAGGACCTCATCGAGGAGATCGTCGGCGAGGTGTCCGACGAGCACGACCGTGCACGGATCGACGTCGTCCGGTCGCGCAACTGGCTGACGTTCCCGGGGCTCCTCCGCCCGGACGAGCTCGAGGACCGCGCCGGCGTGAAGGTCCCCGAGGACGGCCCGTACGAGACCGTCGGCGGGTTCATCATGTCGACCCTCGGGCGGCTCCCGGCCGTCGGTGACGAGGTACCGCTCGAGGACGGCGTGTTCCGCGTCGAACGCCTCGACGGGCGCCGCATCGACCGGATCCGCTGGACGCCCACACCGCCGGAGACCCCGGCGACCGGCATCATCATCCCGGCCACGAAGGCCACGGCCTCGAAGGCTTCTGCGAAGGGCGGCACCCGATGA
- a CDS encoding NADH:flavin oxidoreductase/NADH oxidase, producing MTHALFEPITIRDLTVRNRIWVSPMCQYSVEAQDGVPTPWHLVHLGGFAKGGAGAVVVEATGVVPEGRISPQDLGLWNDEQRDAFRPIVDFIHSQGAAAGVQLAHAGRKASTFRPWESTHGSVPADQGGWNTVAPSAVAFDGYAEPRELATEDIRVVALAFAAAARRSVEAGFDLVEIHAAHGYLLHQFLSPLSNHRTDSYGGSLENRARALLEVLDAVRAEVGAGFPVVVRFSATDWVEGGLTLEETTQVARWAAEHGADLADVSTGGNVASAPIPVGPGYQVPFADAIKRDAGIGTIAVGMISEAFQAEQIVATGQADVVMVGREFLRDPGFPLRAAVELGVSVDYEPQQYHRARVTA from the coding sequence GTGACGCACGCCCTGTTCGAACCGATCACCATCCGCGACCTGACCGTCCGCAACCGCATCTGGGTCTCCCCGATGTGCCAGTACTCGGTCGAGGCGCAGGACGGCGTCCCGACCCCGTGGCACCTCGTGCACCTCGGCGGCTTCGCCAAGGGCGGTGCCGGCGCGGTCGTGGTCGAGGCCACGGGAGTCGTGCCGGAGGGGCGGATCAGCCCGCAGGACCTCGGGCTGTGGAACGACGAGCAGCGCGACGCGTTCCGCCCGATCGTCGACTTCATCCACTCGCAGGGCGCCGCCGCGGGCGTCCAGCTCGCGCACGCCGGCCGCAAGGCGTCGACGTTCCGCCCGTGGGAGTCGACGCACGGCTCCGTCCCGGCGGACCAGGGCGGCTGGAACACCGTGGCACCGTCCGCGGTCGCCTTCGACGGGTACGCCGAGCCGCGCGAGCTCGCCACCGAGGACATCCGCGTGGTGGCCCTGGCGTTCGCCGCTGCCGCTCGACGCTCGGTCGAGGCCGGCTTCGACCTCGTCGAGATCCACGCCGCGCACGGCTACCTGCTGCACCAGTTCCTGTCGCCGTTGAGCAACCACCGGACCGACTCGTACGGCGGCTCGCTCGAGAACCGCGCCCGCGCCCTGCTCGAGGTGCTGGACGCCGTCCGTGCCGAGGTCGGCGCGGGCTTCCCGGTCGTCGTCCGCTTCTCGGCGACCGACTGGGTCGAAGGCGGCCTGACGCTCGAGGAGACCACGCAGGTCGCGCGCTGGGCCGCCGAGCACGGTGCCGACCTCGCGGACGTCTCGACCGGTGGCAACGTCGCGAGCGCCCCGATCCCGGTCGGCCCTGGTTACCAGGTGCCCTTCGCCGACGCGATCAAGCGCGACGCCGGCATCGGCACGATCGCTGTCGGCATGATCTCGGAGGCGTTCCAGGCCGAGCAGATCGTGGCGACCGGCCAGGCGGACGTCGTCATGGTGGGCCGCGAGTTCCTGCGCGACCCGGGCTTCCCGCTCCGTGCCGCCGTCGAGCTCGGCGTCTCCGTGGACTACGAGCCGCAGCAGTACCACCGCGCACGCGTCACGGCGTAG